A single region of the Vanacampus margaritifer isolate UIUO_Vmar chromosome 13, RoL_Vmar_1.0, whole genome shotgun sequence genome encodes:
- the ndnf gene encoding protein NDNF — MRQCKGWSSGLLLLVLLGVLGTLAQKLPTRDEGLFQMQIRDKSIFHDSSVIPDGAEISGYLFRDTPKRYYFVVEEDNTPLSVTVTPCDAPLEWTLTLQELPEEASGEASGEPEPLDQQKQQVTVDEGTELFTYKGNDVESYVATSTPSGLYQLELLSTEKDSNFKVYASTTPESDQPYPELPYDPRVDVTSLGRTTVTLAWKPTPTGFLMGQPVQYCVVINKEHNFKSMCAAEAKIGADDAFMLAPKPGRDFSPFDFAHFGFVPPGKDRGLMSNKISRAYPPKPKMSDIHKLCIGNKNIFTVSDLKPDTQYYFDVFAVNSATNTSTAYVGTFARTKEEARQKTMELKDGKVSDVFIKRKGSKFLRFAPVSSHQRVTLFVHACLDSVQVQVRRDGKLLLSQNVEGVRQFQLRGKPKAKYLIRLRGSRKGASTLKVLATTRAGSKQPFPSLPEDTRIKAFDKLRTCSSVTVAWLGTQERNKYCVYRKEVADDYGEEQRRREQNRCAEPETRRKSEKVLCKYFYSPNLQKAVTTETVAGLEPGKSYLLDVYVVAHSGHSVKYQSKLVKTRKYC; from the exons ATGAGGCAGTGTAAAGGATGGAGTAgtgggctgctgctgctggttcTACTGGGGGTTCTGGGGACTCTGGCGCAGAAGCTACCCACACGAGATGAGGGACTTTTCCAGATGCAAATCCGAGACAAATCTATCTTCCACGACTCATCCGTTATTCCCGATGGAGCAGAGATCAGTGGCTACCTCTTCAGAGACACGCCCAAAAG GTACTACTTTGTGGTGGAAGAAGACAACACGCCACTGTCGGTTACGGTGACTCCGTGCGACGCGCCGCTGGAGTGGACACTGACGCTGCAGGAGCTGCCCGAGGAGGCTAGCGGCGAGGCGTCAG GGGAGCCTGAGCCATTGGACCAACAGAAGCAGCAGGTGACGGTGGACGAGGGCACGGAGCTGTTCACCTACAAGGGCAACGATGTGGAGTCCTACGTAGCCACCAGCACGCCATCCGGCCTCTACCAGTTGGAGCTGTTGTCCACCGAAAAGGACAGCAACTTCAAGGTGTACGCCTCCACCACACCAGAGTCCGACCAGCCCTACCCGGAGCTGCCCTACGACCCACGCGTGGATGTGACCTCGCTGGGTCGCACCACGGTCACCCTGGCCTGGAAGCCCACGCCCACCGGCTTCCTGATGGGCCAGCCGGTGCAGTACTGCGTGGTCATCAACAAGGAGCACAACTTCAAGAGCATGTGTGCCGCCGAGGCCAAGATCGGCGCCGACGACGCCTTCATGCTCGCGCCCAAGCCGGGCAGGGACTTCAGTCCGTTTGACTTTGCCCACTTCGGCTTCGTCCCGCCCGGCAAAGATCGAGGCCTGATGAGCAACAAGATCTCGCGGGCGTACCCGCCCAAGCCTAAAATGTCGGACATTCACAAGTTGTGCATcggaaacaaaaacatcttcacCGTCTCCGACCTAAAGCCTGACACGCAGTACTACTTTGACGTGTTCGCCGTCAACTCGGCTACCAACACTAGCACGGCCTACGTGGGCACGTTTGCCCGCACCAAGGAGGAAGCCCGGCAGAAGACGATGGAGCTCAAGGATGGCAAAGTGTCAGATGTGTTCATCAAGAGAAAAGGAAGCAAGTTCCTTCGCTTCGCCCCCGTGTCCTCGCACCAGCGGGTGACGCTTTTCGTGCACGCCTGCTTGGACTCTGTGCAGGTGCAGGTGAGGCGCGACGGCAAGCTGCTGCTCTCGCAAAACGTGGAGGGCGTGCGACAGTTCCAACTGCGCGGCAAGCCCAAGGCCAAGTACCTGATCCGCCTGCGGGGAAGCCGCAAGGGCGCCTCCACCCTGAAGGTGCTGGCCACCACCCGAGCCGGCAGCAAGCAGCCTTTCCCGTCCCTGCCCGAGGACAcccgcatcaaagccttcgaCAAGCTTCGAACCTGCTCCTCCGTCACCGTGGCCTGGTTGGGAACGCAAGAGCGAAACAAATACTGCGTCTACCGCAAGGAAGTGGCCGACGACTACGGCGAGGAGCAGAGGCGGCGTGAGCAGAACCGCTGCGCCGAGCCCGAGACGCGGCGCAAGTCGGAGAAGGTCCTGTGCAAGTACTTCTACAGCCCCAACCTGCAGAAGGCGGTGACCACGGAGACGGTGGCGGGGCTGGAGCCCGGGAAGAGCTACCTGCTGGACGTCTACGTGGTGGCGCACAGCGGCCACTCAGTCAAGTACCAGAGCAAACTGGTGAAAACGAGGAAGTACTGCTAA